The Phaseolus vulgaris cultivar G19833 chromosome 5, P. vulgaris v2.0, whole genome shotgun sequence genomic interval ATAGAATTAATGCTATGCTGTTTTTACTGGTCCACTTGTAATTGCAGGCAATAAGGCGACGATTTGATAAGCGCATTTATATTCCACTACCAGATTTGAAGGCTCGTCAACACATGTTCAAGGCAAGTACAGTGTACTTTGATTGTTGAATGGCGGATTTTGTTGTGCTATGTAAATATATGGGTTTAACATGCTATTTTTTCGGGCTTAATAAATTGAGCAGGTGCATCTAGGAGATACTCCTCATAACTTGACTGAAAGTGATTTTGAATACTTGGCGAGCAGGACAGATGGGTTTTCTGGTTCAGATATCTCTGTCTGTGTAAGTTTGGCTTTTATGTGAAATCATGGTTTCATTATCTTATACTTGATGAATCTCAAGTAAAAAGTTTTTGAACTTCCTCTTCAGGTAAAAGATGTGTTATTTGAACCTGTTCGCAAAACCCAAGATGCGATGTTCTTCTTTAAAAATTCCGAGGGTATGTGGATCCCGTGTGGACCAAAGCAACAGGGTGCTGTACAAACCTCAATGCAGGATCTTGCTACAAAAGGACTTGCTTCTAAGGTATTTAATGTGTATATGTATAGTCTTTTATGGTAGTAGGACTGTTCCTAGTGTCTTCATTTTCTTGATGATAATTGGAGTAGAATTTGAGTTGTCTTTGGACGAGCTTGTTATATATCTAATTGAAGCTGGGAAATGCTTATTACTTTGAAACTTATTGCAGATCCTTCCACCTCCTATCACGAGGACAGATTTTGAGAAGGTACTCGCGAGACAAAGGCCTACAGTAAGCAAATCTGACCTTGATGTTCACGAGAGATTCACGAAGGAGTTTGGAGAGGAAGGTTAATACTGATGGAATTTCACTCTGAAGGGTCCACACTGGTTTATATTGCTATAATCTGTAATTTATTTAGCTGTTGGATCAAATGAAATGCATCTTTTTCATTTAGTTCTGGGGGATGCAAAGGCCCCTTTTGTATTTTGTACCGAGGTGGATTTATATGAAGGTCGATACTCATTTTACTTCTAAATTGTGTATAACAGAATTTGAaatgatttgaaaaaataaCTTGTGTGATTCTGGGTTCTTATGTTTGTCTGCTTTGGATTTAGGATAGCCGTAGATTTTAGTGTTTTTTAGTTTCGAGACGGATCAGAAACTCAGCAAATATTTTTGCACTAAATTACTGCTGATGGGACATACGAGACTCTTAATTAAAGATGCCATGTCGATCAGGCCATTCGACTAAACATAAACTGTCTTGACTAATTTTAATGATAGATGGTTTTTTATTCAATGGCTTGGTTACTCCTGATTCAGGCCATTCTCTGTATACTATTTTGATTACATTGTAAGTTCACATCACAGCTATTGCTTGATCTTTTTTCACTGGACCTTATCAGGATTTCTGAATGACTAAATCAATCAGCAAgagttattaattttatattattgtcaTGCTCGTTGGAATTATGAGTCGAGGGGGCATGGGCAGTGCTAGGGCTTCTGTCTCTTTGATGTTTTTGTTTTACAAAATTCGCCCTTTCGGGTTATATTATGTGTTGATAGAGATTAAACAAGATCGCTTCAAACTGATAAATGGTTAGAAAGATTGAAGTGATAGAGATTAAGTTATAAACACATGCATTTACAACATTCGTTAACAAAGAATGATATGATTTATTGTTTagcatttattatttataatcgTTAGATGACTTGTagcattttgtttatatttgtcATATTAATTTAATACTGAACTATAAACACTTAGAAATAAATCTTGAAGAAGTTTTTAGcgattataaaatttgaagcATCTTTAAAAGTTAAATTCTATTATTAGTTCAGGAAGGAAAATGCACGCCTGCCCTCCTAAAATTTAGGATATCAAAGCAAtcgtattttaaattttaatttctgtGACAATCAGAAATAGTTTTTCCCAGTTTTATTTTCCAAACAAAATTGGTAATACAGATTTTGTGTGTGTGTCACTCTTCCAATTACTTAGCATGGAATAAATAATTTCtccataatatatatttttttcttttcatattcTTAATAACTTTTCCCCCTTAATAAAACAGTTAGcatatttttattacatttttatttttttgtcacaacaaatgtatatataaattaattaaatatataattaatattatttttaatttaaaataaaagttaaatagtaaaatattcaaaattgttagaattaaaaaGGTTAACCAGTAACTGCCGATTAAGGGTAATGGAATTATTGGCTGAAACTTTCTGTTGATCAATCCACTTTTCTTAGTTAAATAGTATCTATAATGGTCGATTCAACAGTGGAGAACCAATATCATCATACTCATTGCCATAATCTACCTCAAAAGTATCCACAAATAGCAACGTATGGATTTCAATTCCAATGACACTCTTTCCTTAAAGCTGCCATGATAAAATTTATGCCTTGGAGAGGCTTCATGGATTCTCTGGAAAACAAAGGTCTGATCCACTAAAGAATCTTCGAAACAAATAAAGCATTTTAGTCCAAACATCACCAGTAGTCCCCACATGAGCACAAACCATCTTTAAAGTGGTGAAATCGGTTTGAGTCTCTAACAACAATATATCTATGTTCAATGAGTGATACTAACTTAATAAAGCTGTGGCAATCTCCACAAACTCTAAGATTCTTCACAATCTGGAGGGGAATATCAGGAAGTGTAGCTATTAAGCCAAAGGCAATGGCAAGCCTTTCACTATGATGAGAAAGAATCgtttctttttgttcttcttcaatATCATGAAACACATAATTTGTATCAGGCTGATAACCAGCATCCCTCAACCGAATATTTAACTCTGAAAGTTTTGAGTAAATATGGTCTGACAAAGGATGTGACAGATCACCGGCCAAGAATGAGTAAGTCTTGTTTTTCACCTCAATCCAACTGTACCCAGGTTCTTTTTTCACTTTTCTCTTATCCATTAGTTTTCTCACATTGACTTTCTCTTGCCAGTTTCCTGCCGCAGCATACATATTTGATAATAGAACATACGCAGCTGAGTCTTTTGGTTCGAGTGCAATAATTTTTTCAGCTGCGAGTTTCCCAAGCTCTATATTGTGGTGTACTCGAGAAGCTCCCAAAACAATGCGCCACACGGTTGCAGCTGGTGGAAATGGCATCCCATTTATGATATCCATGGCTTTTTCCATCATCCCTGCTCGGCTATATAGGTCAATCATGCAGGAGTAGTGCTCCATTGTTGGATTAACGTGATGATCATTGATCATTACATTGAAGTAGTTTTGACCCTTTTCCACTAAGCCAGCATGAGTGCAGGCAGAAATGACACCAATGAATGTTATAGCATCCACTTGcaatttttgtttttgcatCTCCTCAAATACCTCTAATGCTTTCTTCGCCTGGCCATGCTGGGCATATCCAGAGATCATTGAGTTCCAAGAAACCAAGTCCCTCTCCTTCTGCCTTTTGAAAACTTCACGTGCACTATCAATATTGCCTCTCTTTGCATACATGGTAACAAGAGAACTACTTACACACAGAGCATTATTCAATCTCAGTTTAATCGCATATGCATGGAATTGTTTTCCTTGCTCCACTGATGCTGTAGGAGCTGTACAAGCATTAATGATGCTACAAaaggtaaattcatttggtttAATCCCCTCCCTTGTTAATTGGTGGAAGATTTTAGCAGCTTCTTCAGTTTCTCCTGCATGGGCATATCCTGCCAGCATTGCAGACCAAGCTATTAAGTCCTTGACTTCAATTAGTTCAAAAACTTTAACAGCATCATTAATTATTCCTATCTTAACATAAGCATCTAAAAGTGCAGTTCCCACCGAAGATGATTTCTCATAGTTAGTTTTGATGACTTCAGCATGTATTTCAGAAATGAAAGCAACATGTTGCACAGTAAGGATGGCAGAATAAGTGAAATGATTTGGTTTGACACCTTCACTCCTCATTTGAGAAAACAAATTCACAGCCTGATCAGTGCCCCCATTCTGCAAGTAACCACTGATCATCGCAGTCCATGAAACCACACTTTGAACCCCCTCCAACAAGGAGAATAAACTGAAGGCATCATCCATTTCCTTGCACTTAGTCAATGCTACCATGAGTGTTGTTAGGACGTTTTGGTGAGTGGAAAACCCACTCTTCAGAGTCTTACTGTGCAACACTCTTAACAACCCCAACTCTTTAAGGTTGGCACATGACTTAATAACAGATGCAAATGTGGCGCTTGTAGGCTTAGCCCCTGCAGATAGCATGTTGTTAAATATTTCAAAAGCTTCCAAATCTTGTCCATTTATCACATGTCCAGCAATCATACTATTCCAAGAAACTGAATCCTTGTTCTCCATGTTATAAAAAATAGCTCTAGCATCTCTTAACATCCCTGACTTTGAAAGCATACTAATTAGAGAGTTGCACACAAGTTTTTCTGCATCGAAACCAAGCTTTATAACCAAGGCATGAGTTTGCATTCCTACAGCAACCACGCTCAGCTTGGCCAAAGCTGGAATTATATTAGAAACAGTATAATAGTTAGGCCTGTATCCCTCAACTTGCATCTGACAAAACAATTCCCACACCTGATCATTGAACCCATTCAATGAATAACCTGTGAGCAAGGAATTCCAAGACACCACATTCCTGTCACCCATTTCATCAAAAACTCTCCTCCCATCTTTAACATTGCCAGTTTTCATGTACATATCAACAATACAGTTTCCTACGCTAACATGGTGCACAAATCCACACTTGACACACTGACAATGCACTTGTTCACCGACAGTCCCATCAGAGGAACCAGCACAATAATCTAAAACATAGCACATGCTTAACCTATCAGGGGATAAACCAGAACCGCAAAGGGAGACAAAGAGGTGGAGGGCTTTTTGAGATTGTTCATTGGGGAAGGAACGGAGAAACAACTGGTTATGTTGCTTGAGATCTCTAATGGGAGTTTGATCAAACAGCTGTTGTGCAATGGGAGGGTCAGTACCCGGTAAAAGGGTCTCTGAATTTATGGCAACAGTGTAGGATTGCAGAAGAAGGTTAGAGTGACAGTGAATTTGGTAACGTCTAAGTTTGAGAATTGGGTTGATTGAAGTGTTGGAGAGTGCCCTTAAAGTGGCATTCAGAGTCATGTTCTATTGGAAAATTATTACTCTAAAAGATGGTGGCTTTCCAGAAGGGTTTTGTTTGTTTCATATTTTCAAGCAGTGTTAGAAGTGGGATGATGACTAAGACACCATGACAATGGCTATGGTTTCTGTTGTTGTTGGGTTACAGTGacattgttgttgttgttgggtTACATTGACATGTGAACTGATACTAAGATAAGCCCACGTGTGATCATGTTCCCACGactttaaaatttcaattattttgtttgataatatttaatcaaatatttttgaagagataaatatgttatatatttaatttgataaatacaaaaaaattaattatttaatataataaaataaaaatgtataaaataataaataaagttctAAAATAACATGTTTCCAtagtttgaatttaaaaatattaaaaagtaacaTAACCAATATCCAAAATAAGAATACAaactcataaatatatataaattaatcagACTAGGTCAATTCAGTAAACAGATAATCAATTGAATATAAAATGGCTTGAGTGTGTTCCTTATAAATTTTGTGCttgttataataaataaataaataatgtttataaaaatatcaacaataaaataattaaataaaataataaataaatttatcaatattaaaaacaaaaataattaaaataattaaatttaataatattaataaataatagtaatataattttatactattttccttttgtttctctctcataaaatattttctacttTCAATATATTCCAATCTCATCAAATGACTTTTATTCTATTAAGTTATTATCCTTATCTTATCTCTCCTTTTTGTTTATTCCCATCAAATGTACCCTTATACAAACTCTAAGtggtccttttttttttctttaatttattctCAACTTGGTTactataaaaaatacattttcttaaaaaaacaaataaaataagtgCTATAAGCCAATGTAAGTCACGGGCCTCATGGTATATTATGGTCAATTTATTATAAaccatattttaatttatgtataaactAAAAGTCTTATTTTCATGTATTTTGAAactgaatttaattttatattattttcttttaaatttaattctgatttatctataaattaatttcaatgtTTTTCTAGTAGATAAacttatttcaaaaaattaaatataatgtgttttaaaaatgatttaaattgtattttagaTTATTCAATCTAATCCACTCAATATTCATATTCTATTGTTATACTTTGTTAACActtaaattaacaataattttaagtttaatcaGTAATATTGTACATAGTATATTGATATTGATGTCAATTTTActgttattaaatttatatgcTATATTCACAAATCAGATTTTTTTAACCAACAACCTTGTGTAAtgttttatcaaattttaattagGTTAAATACTTACACAACTAGTAAGTATTAAACTAAAACCCCACACTGCAAAGAAACATCACATCATAcacatttattttgaaaaacaggAAGTTGCACACAATTTCTGTGTATTTGTTTATCAGAAATAATTGTAGTATATTTTTCTTGCTTCTCACTGCTACTTACCAGTTAGAACCTGCACATTGAAGAAGGTTAGGGAATTTCAGGTCACACTCATAAAGTAAGTAATCCATTTAATTTCACCactatgactttttttttttttttttcaatctctGTTATgctgttgtttcttctttttattgttgtcaaccttaaaaaaatgtttatttttcttgtattcGAATTTTAGCTAGATTTGACCGTTAAGGAGGAAGTTAATACTCGATCTTCTCCACCATCAACATCTTCACTTTTTAGGGTTTTTGCCCATTTACCCCCAAGCTTAGGCCCTTGTTGTCCTTTtagcttttatttattttcatatatttttttaattacaaaagaagattctttcttttttttcatggTTGTTCATCAATTTAGGTTTTTCATCCTTTGAGGAAAATTTCAAAAACCTTAAAGTTGGGTACATGTCAAATTTCTGCTTTTTTACTGTCTCGGTTTCACTGAGCTTTGGGGATTCAGAACCAGAAATTTGCGGGGTTTGAGCGTAGTGGGTGAAGTTCTTTTCTCATTCGCTGCCCCCAAATTCAAACATCCTTTTTCTATTGAATTTGCAGCAAGTAGAGTGGAACAAAGATCGTGTCTTTTGTGTGAAAgaagaaaatttatttcttGGGAAGGATGATAGCCGAGAAACCTAGTTGGGTTAGGCATGAAGGCATGCAAATTTTCTCCATTGATGTTCAACCAGGAGGGCTCAGGTTTGCTACTGGTGGTGGTGACCACAAGGTAAGGAATTTTACCATCTTCAAGGCTCAATTGTGGGAAATTTTGAAGTTTGGATTTTATATGGTATTCTGGGAAATTGCTCCCCATTTTGATTTTAAGATCTTTAAACTTGTCAATACTGCAATTTTTAAATATGAGATCTTTTTGTAGTTCTAGGAATATTACTTAATATTACTTCTTTATATTTTCTATCAATCGAAATCATTGATAAAATTTTCTAATAAAGTATAgaaattgttaaatatttttcttcattcaaTGTAACTGCACTTCGTGCTAATTTTCTGGGTTAACAGGGAAGAGAGTATCTTTTGTCTCATATTTGTAAGAATAGCTTCCTTATGAGTTTGTCGGATGTTTTTACACAACTTTGCTATGGAAACCAAGTTTTGTAGGTGCTCTGTGGTGAactattttttcatattaaaaagtaGGAAATAGTTAAGATCTAACATTAATACGGTGCCTAGTGTCAGGTTCAGTTCAGTAAAGTATGATGTGTGTAGTAGTTGTGCTACAATTTGTTGATTTTCTTCACTTTTGTTTTCATAAGTTTCCTGTTTACCTTAGTAAAAATCTCCCTTTATGTTTGAGAAAACTAGCTGTATACCACTTCTGACCTTCAGGGCAGGATTACAGTGGGCTGTCTTCTTCAACTTTACCTTCTTAATATGTTTTAAGCACctgaattaatttttatacaatTACATTCTCAACTATGTATTATGCAGGTTCGAATATGGAATATGAAGTCTGTTAGTACTGACATAGAAAATGATGCCTCTTCTCAAAGGCTTCTTGCAACCCTGCGGGATCACTTTGGATCTGTCAACTGTGTTAGGTGGGCAAAACATGGAAGGTTTGTTGCATCAGGGTCTGATGATCAGGTTATATTAATTCATGAGAGAAAGCCTGGTTCAGGAACCACTGAATTTGGCAGTGGAGAGCCCCCAGATATTGAAAACTGGAAAGTTGCAATGACTTTGAGAGGGCACACTGCAGATGTGGTAATGCTATTGCTTTTGTTTTTCAGTCTCATCCTTTGCAAAAAATAGTTCCTTGTTTCAACCATTTAATTCCATTCTGACATTTGCTCTCATAATTGAATGAACTAATTTATCATCTAAATGGATCCATAGCTGCTTTTACATT includes:
- the LOC137835641 gene encoding pentatricopeptide repeat-containing protein At2g27610 — translated: MTLNATLRALSNTSINPILKLRRYQIHCHSNLLLQSYTVAINSETLLPGTDPPIAQQLFDQTPIRDLKQHNQLFLRSFPNEQSQKALHLFVSLCGSGLSPDRLSMCYVLDYCAGSSDGTVGEQVHCQCVKCGFVHHVSVGNCIVDMYMKTGNVKDGRRVFDEMGDRNVVSWNSLLTGYSLNGFNDQVWELFCQMQVEGYRPNYYTVSNIIPALAKLSVVAVGMQTHALVIKLGFDAEKLVCNSLISMLSKSGMLRDARAIFYNMENKDSVSWNSMIAGHVINGQDLEAFEIFNNMLSAGAKPTSATFASVIKSCANLKELGLLRVLHSKTLKSGFSTHQNVLTTLMVALTKCKEMDDAFSLFSLLEGVQSVVSWTAMISGYLQNGGTDQAVNLFSQMRSEGVKPNHFTYSAILTVQHVAFISEIHAEVIKTNYEKSSSVGTALLDAYVKIGIINDAVKVFELIEVKDLIAWSAMLAGYAHAGETEEAAKIFHQLTREGIKPNEFTFCSIINACTAPTASVEQGKQFHAYAIKLRLNNALCVSSSLVTMYAKRGNIDSAREVFKRQKERDLVSWNSMISGYAQHGQAKKALEVFEEMQKQKLQVDAITFIGVISACTHAGLVEKGQNYFNVMINDHHVNPTMEHYSCMIDLYSRAGMMEKAMDIINGMPFPPAATVWRIVLGASRVHHNIELGKLAAEKIIALEPKDSAAYVLLSNMYAAAGNWQEKVNVRKLMDKRKVKKEPGYSWIEVKNKTYSFLAGDLSHPLSDHIYSKLSELNIRLRDAGYQPDTNYVFHDIEEEQKETILSHHSERLAIAFGLIATLPDIPLQIVKNLRVCGDCHSFIKLVSLIEHRYIVVRDSNRFHHFKDGLCSCGDYW